One genomic segment of Synechocystis sp. LKSZ1 includes these proteins:
- a CDS encoding amino acid ABC transporter ATP-binding protein, which yields MTSLIAIEQVSKWYGNFQVLQNCTTHIEEGEVVVICGPSGSGKSTLIKCINGLETFQQGSIRVDQYAVGQAQKHLPKLRAKVGMVFQHFELFPHLSVLENLTLGPTKVLKRPLANVTTQAQQLLERVGLASQANKYPAQLSGGQKQRVAIVRALAMNPLVMLFDEPTSALDPEMVSEVLDVIVELAQEGMTMVVVTHEMGFAKQVAHRVIFMDQGQILEDRPKVDFFAAPHSPRAQQFLSKILRA from the coding sequence ATGACCAGTCTAATTGCCATTGAACAGGTCTCAAAATGGTACGGTAATTTCCAGGTGCTCCAGAACTGTACCACTCACATCGAAGAAGGGGAAGTGGTGGTCATTTGTGGCCCTTCTGGTTCTGGTAAATCCACGCTGATTAAATGTATTAATGGCCTAGAGACCTTTCAGCAGGGCAGTATTCGCGTCGATCAATACGCTGTCGGTCAGGCCCAAAAACACTTACCGAAACTGCGGGCGAAGGTGGGTATGGTTTTCCAGCATTTTGAATTATTTCCCCATCTCTCGGTACTCGAAAATTTAACCCTCGGCCCGACCAAGGTGCTGAAGCGGCCCCTCGCCAATGTCACTACCCAGGCCCAGCAATTATTAGAGCGGGTTGGTCTAGCCTCTCAGGCCAACAAATATCCGGCCCAACTCTCCGGGGGCCAAAAGCAACGGGTGGCCATTGTCCGGGCCTTGGCCATGAATCCCCTGGTCATGCTCTTTGATGAACCCACCTCGGCCCTGGATCCAGAGATGGTAAGTGAGGTATTGGATGTGATTGTCGAACTGGCCCAGGAGGGGATGACGATGGTCGTTGTTACCCACGAAATGGGCTTTGCTAAACAGGTGGCCCATCGGGTTATTTTTATGGATCAGGGCCAGATCCTGGAAGACCGGCCCAAAGTAGATTTTTTTGCGGCGCCCCATTCGCCCCGAGCCCAACAGTTTCTTTCTAAAATCCTACGGGCCTAG
- the glyQ gene encoding glycine--tRNA ligase subunit alpha gives MTLTFQAVISQLHQFWAEQGCLIAQPFDTEKGAGTMSPHTFLRAIGPEPWSVAYVEPCRRPTDGRYGENPNRVQHYYQYQVLIKPSPDNIQEVYLDSLRVLGIHPEDHDIRFVEDNWESPTLGAWGVGWEVWLDGMEITQFTYFQQCGGIDCRPVSIEITYGLERLAMYLQNVEAINKIRWNEQIAYGDIFLQGEIEQCTYNFEASNPELLLNLFNLYEQEAQQLIERSLVLPSLEYVLKCSHSFNLLDARGVIAVTERTRYIGRIRNMAREVAHLYLQQRESLGFPLGPLTMQTV, from the coding sequence ATGACCTTGACTTTCCAGGCCGTTATCAGTCAATTGCACCAATTTTGGGCGGAGCAGGGCTGTCTAATTGCCCAACCCTTTGATACGGAAAAAGGGGCCGGAACCATGAGTCCCCATACCTTCCTGCGGGCCATTGGGCCAGAGCCATGGTCGGTGGCCTACGTGGAACCCTGTCGTCGTCCCACCGATGGCCGCTATGGCGAAAATCCCAACCGCGTCCAGCACTATTACCAATACCAAGTTTTAATTAAGCCGTCCCCCGATAATATCCAAGAGGTTTACCTAGATTCCTTGCGAGTGCTGGGTATTCATCCCGAAGACCACGATATTCGCTTTGTGGAGGATAACTGGGAATCGCCGACCCTGGGGGCCTGGGGCGTCGGCTGGGAAGTTTGGCTGGATGGCATGGAAATTACCCAATTTACCTATTTTCAGCAGTGTGGCGGCATCGATTGTCGCCCGGTTTCGATTGAAATTACCTATGGCTTGGAACGGTTGGCCATGTACCTGCAAAACGTAGAAGCTATCAACAAAATCCGCTGGAATGAACAAATTGCCTACGGTGATATTTTTCTCCAGGGGGAAATTGAACAATGTACCTACAACTTTGAGGCCTCTAACCCAGAATTACTCCTGAATTTATTCAACCTCTATGAACAAGAGGCCCAACAACTGATCGAACGTAGCCTGGTTCTGCCCAGCCTGGAATACGTGCTGAAGTGCTCCCATTCCTTCAATCTGCTCGATGCACGGGGAGTGATTGCGGTTACGGAACGGACTCGTTACATTGGCCGCATTCGGAATATGGCCCGGGAAGTTGCCCATCTTTATCTGCAACAAAGGGAATCTCTTGGTTTTCCCCTAGGCCCCCTCACAATGCAGACGGTCTGA
- a CDS encoding putative toxin-antitoxin system toxin component, PIN family: MRYVFDTNVIISALLFEKSKPAQALRYALVKGEVLLSLDLLEELNEVLGRERFNRYLTSEEREEFLEALVERAVLVEITENVKACRDPKDDKVLELALNGNAQYIISGDRDLLVLNSFRNTLVITVDEFLKII; encoded by the coding sequence GTGCGCTACGTTTTTGATACCAATGTGATTATCAGTGCACTTCTATTTGAGAAAAGCAAACCGGCTCAAGCCCTCCGATACGCCTTGGTCAAAGGAGAAGTATTGCTGTCACTTGACCTTTTGGAAGAGTTGAACGAAGTGCTTGGGCGCGAAAGATTTAATCGGTATTTAACCAGTGAAGAACGAGAGGAATTTTTAGAAGCTTTAGTAGAACGAGCAGTGCTGGTTGAAATAACCGAGAATGTGAAGGCCTGTCGTGATCCCAAGGATGACAAGGTGTTGGAGTTGGCCTTGAATGGAAATGCGCAATATATCATTAGTGGCGACCGGGATTTACTGGTTCTGAATTCATTCCGAAATACATTAGTGATTACTGTAGATGAGTTTTTAAAGATCATTTAG
- a CDS encoding shikimate kinase, with translation MLNQLQGLNVFLIGMMGSGKTTVGQALAAVLGYRFFDADVLLERVAQRSISEIFATEGEAAFRDWESQILGELSACTRSVIATGGGVVLRPANWGLLRHGVIVWLEAPLGLLVERLQADQTRPLLQATELSGRLSQLLQERQHLYAEADLRIPISAEESPQAIALKIVDQLPTVLKNPGPLTPADNGHSAP, from the coding sequence ATGCTAAATCAACTCCAAGGACTTAATGTTTTTCTGATCGGGATGATGGGAAGCGGCAAAACCACGGTGGGCCAGGCCCTGGCAGCGGTCTTAGGTTATCGTTTTTTTGATGCCGATGTGTTGTTGGAGCGCGTTGCCCAACGCTCTATCAGTGAAATTTTTGCCACCGAGGGGGAAGCGGCCTTTCGGGATTGGGAAAGCCAGATTCTTGGAGAATTGTCAGCCTGTACTCGCAGTGTCATTGCTACCGGCGGGGGGGTCGTGTTGCGGCCGGCCAATTGGGGCTTGCTACGCCATGGGGTGATTGTTTGGTTAGAGGCTCCCCTCGGCCTACTAGTGGAACGGCTCCAGGCGGATCAAACCCGTCCTCTACTCCAAGCCACTGAGTTGTCTGGGCGTTTGAGCCAGCTACTACAGGAACGTCAGCATCTCTACGCCGAGGCCGACCTCCGTATTCCGATTTCCGCAGAGGAGAGTCCCCAGGCCATTGCCCTGAAGATTGTGGATCAATTGCCTACCGTTTTGAAAAATCCTGGCCCGTTGACCCCAGCCGACAATGGCCATTCAGCCCCTTAG
- a CDS encoding TIGR04283 family arsenosugar biosynthesis glycosyltransferase has translation MAYFKISIIIPVLNEAAILHHFLARFPFRDDREVILVDGGSQDQTLALAQAFPINVVPSPQPGRGHQLNYGASLAQAEILLFLHLDTVLPIDFQDQIVETLGRPGVIAGAFRFRVDLPGLTYRCLEQLVNWRSQAWNLPYGDQGLFVRARTFRALGGFAALPIMEDYEWVQRAKARGRIGLAQRAILTSGRRWQKLGLLRTTLINQVMILGYHAGIDPTRLAQWYRQGLRG, from the coding sequence TTGGCGTATTTCAAAATTAGTATTATTATTCCTGTTTTGAATGAAGCGGCCATCCTCCATCACTTCCTGGCCCGTTTCCCCTTCCGTGACGACCGGGAAGTTATCTTGGTGGATGGGGGCAGTCAGGATCAAACCCTTGCGCTTGCCCAGGCCTTTCCCATAAACGTTGTCCCGTCTCCCCAGCCCGGCCGTGGCCATCAACTCAACTACGGGGCCAGTCTGGCCCAGGCCGAGATCCTGCTCTTTTTGCACTTAGATACTGTCCTACCCATCGATTTTCAAGACCAGATCGTAGAAACCCTAGGTCGACCAGGAGTGATTGCTGGGGCCTTTCGTTTCCGAGTGGATTTGCCAGGGTTGACCTATCGTTGCCTGGAGCAGTTGGTCAACTGGCGTTCCCAGGCCTGGAACCTACCCTACGGCGACCAGGGCCTTTTTGTCCGGGCCCGCACCTTTCGGGCCTTGGGAGGCTTTGCGGCCCTGCCGATTATGGAGGACTACGAATGGGTGCAACGGGCCAAGGCCCGGGGCCGAATTGGCCTGGCCCAAAGGGCCATTCTCACCTCTGGCCGTCGTTGGCAAAAACTTGGCTTACTGCGAACCACTCTGATCAATCAGGTCATGATTCTGGGTTACCATGCGGGCATCGATCCGACTCGTTTGGCTCAGTGGTATCGACAGGGCCTAAGGGGCTGA
- a CDS encoding DUF2092 domain-containing protein, with the protein MELATFLPMIGRWGLLVILLLGPSPGMAEPVSSYLSATTLNTRTASFNQALLRTALAKFFQTTAFRTESTISITATTAQVNVNLQSQTETLTVLPRNFHSRLELGNKNYEIISNGQQVWVLDLAKKEYAILSFQQFQDSDDSFLIGLGTSFLLEMADSNITDRGTNPQDWLSSVIDFFTVNYVQEGLTLSQSQVSQQGLTYSLYQYQLPQENLTLVLWIDEQSQTLAKLQILGQEEGMAINIEETIHRQQVNPVIPRDAFQFRPPAQFTQVEELPLDPF; encoded by the coding sequence ATGGAACTTGCAACTTTTCTACCAATGATTGGGCGGTGGGGCCTGCTGGTCATCCTACTGCTGGGGCCAAGTCCTGGGATGGCCGAACCAGTTTCATCTTATCTATCGGCTACAACGCTCAACACCCGAACCGCTAGTTTTAACCAGGCCCTGCTCAGAACGGCCCTGGCCAAATTTTTTCAGACCACCGCTTTTCGCACCGAATCTACGATTTCAATTACAGCAACAACAGCTCAGGTCAATGTCAATCTACAAAGTCAGACTGAAACCTTAACGGTTCTCCCGCGCAATTTCCATTCCCGGCTAGAACTGGGCAATAAAAACTACGAAATTATCTCCAACGGCCAACAGGTCTGGGTGCTGGATTTAGCCAAAAAAGAGTATGCCATTCTCAGCTTTCAGCAATTTCAAGATTCGGATGATAGCTTTCTGATTGGCTTGGGCACCTCTTTTTTATTGGAAATGGCCGATTCCAATATCACCGATAGGGGAACCAATCCCCAAGACTGGCTCTCATCGGTGATTGATTTTTTCACCGTAAATTACGTTCAAGAGGGCCTGACCCTATCCCAATCCCAGGTATCTCAACAGGGTCTTACCTATAGCCTCTACCAATATCAACTGCCCCAGGAAAACCTGACGTTAGTGCTCTGGATTGATGAGCAAAGCCAAACCCTGGCTAAACTGCAAATTCTAGGCCAGGAAGAGGGCATGGCCATCAATATCGAAGAAACCATCCATCGCCAACAGGTCAATCCGGTGATTCCCCGCGATGCCTTTCAGTTTCGGCCACCGGCTCAGTTTACTCAGGTGGAGGAACTCCCCCTAGACCCCTTCTAG
- a CDS encoding FKBP-type peptidyl-prolyl cis-trans isomerase, translating into MKDVLISLSVVLFFGLLLIFSSVFQGSNERGEALAAANASASQANAPAVSTNSQDLLPMNPNTVTTASGLQYIDKVEGDGPSPSQGQTVVVHYTGTLTNGQVFDSSVERGKPFSFKIGVGQVIKGWDEGVGSMKVGGKRQLIIPPDLGYGSRGAGGVIPPNATLIFDVELLEVK; encoded by the coding sequence ATGAAAGATGTCCTTATCAGCCTCAGTGTTGTTCTCTTTTTTGGTCTACTCCTAATTTTTTCTAGCGTTTTTCAAGGAAGTAATGAACGAGGCGAAGCCCTAGCTGCCGCTAATGCCAGTGCTTCCCAGGCCAATGCCCCCGCCGTATCTACCAATTCCCAGGATTTATTACCCATGAACCCCAATACCGTTACCACTGCCTCTGGTTTGCAATACATTGACAAAGTCGAAGGTGATGGGCCGAGTCCAAGCCAGGGCCAAACTGTAGTCGTTCACTATACTGGCACTCTCACCAATGGCCAGGTTTTTGATAGCTCCGTAGAGCGGGGTAAGCCCTTTTCCTTCAAAATTGGCGTGGGCCAGGTGATCAAAGGTTGGGATGAAGGGGTTGGTTCCATGAAAGTCGGTGGAAAACGCCAACTGATTATTCCCCCAGATCTGGGCTACGGTAGCCGTGGGGCCGGTGGGGTTATTCCTCCCAATGCCACCTTGATTTTTGACGTTGAACTTTTAGAAGTGAAGTAA
- a CDS encoding translation initiation factor — MSAQDSAPKARIVYQEFGTASSDSPQEDASALPPQQQNIRVQASRAGRKGKTVTILTGFQTSPAVLQQLLKQLKNQCGSGGTLKDNSIEIQGDHRPKILQVLLGLGYKAKISGG, encoded by the coding sequence ATGTCTGCCCAAGATTCTGCCCCCAAGGCCCGTATTGTCTATCAGGAATTTGGCACCGCTTCCTCCGATTCCCCTCAAGAAGACGCCTCGGCACTACCGCCCCAGCAACAGAATATTCGGGTTCAGGCTTCGAGAGCTGGACGCAAGGGTAAAACGGTGACCATTCTGACTGGTTTTCAGACTTCTCCGGCGGTGCTCCAACAATTACTGAAACAACTTAAAAATCAGTGCGGCAGCGGCGGAACCCTCAAGGATAATAGTATTGAAATTCAGGGGGATCACCGCCCAAAAATTTTGCAAGTCCTGCTGGGTCTCGGTTACAAGGCCAAAATCAGCGGTGGTTAA
- a CDS encoding DUF1190 domain-containing protein, with the protein MQPRGVIPIRRQQTLRYLVLVAFVAALNTSCSDSNDDISAVREVRPDDAVANQPVDAVFYETVAQCQQDLTQKQQAYQTQLRDFSAGRRSTAPMEPALKPEDCEAQMALALREHEGHAPVYESLEQCQAEGTQCTPATRNGGQASSGYYPRFGGTFVYPYDPSPDFVYFYYGGVNHRVYRPTTVYQGSTGNLITPYGRTLPHYQPGSRISVPQHTRFTAPARPKGTSGSGVIRGRSSHGFGSTYKATGRGGVGK; encoded by the coding sequence ATGCAACCCCGTGGTGTCATTCCCATTCGTCGTCAGCAGACGTTGCGTTATTTGGTGCTGGTGGCCTTTGTGGCGGCCCTGAACACCAGTTGTTCGGATAGCAACGATGATATCTCCGCTGTGCGGGAGGTGCGGCCCGATGATGCTGTGGCCAATCAACCCGTCGATGCGGTTTTCTACGAAACGGTAGCGCAATGCCAGCAGGACTTGACCCAAAAGCAACAGGCCTATCAAACCCAACTCCGGGATTTTTCGGCTGGCCGCCGATCAACCGCTCCCATGGAACCAGCTCTCAAACCGGAAGACTGTGAAGCTCAGATGGCCCTGGCCCTGCGGGAACACGAAGGCCATGCTCCTGTGTACGAAAGTCTGGAGCAATGTCAGGCTGAAGGAACACAATGCACTCCGGCCACCCGTAATGGCGGGCAAGCGAGTTCCGGTTACTATCCTCGCTTTGGAGGAACCTTTGTCTATCCTTACGATCCCAGTCCCGATTTTGTCTATTTCTACTACGGGGGCGTTAATCATCGCGTCTATCGTCCGACCACCGTTTATCAAGGCAGTACCGGTAATTTAATTACGCCCTATGGCCGCACCCTCCCCCACTATCAACCCGGTAGTCGCATTTCGGTTCCCCAACATACCCGCTTTACCGCGCCCGCTCGGCCCAAGGGAACCAGTGGCTCAGGCGTTATTCGGGGGCGCTCGAGTCATGGTTTTGGCTCGACCTACAAGGCCACGGGCCGGGGAGGCGTGGGTAAATAA
- a CDS encoding transglutaminase domain-containing protein has translation MVNSPYFRSSSRYLLALVCLISTTGLACQTQGGGGPLTIPGLEQLQPKAQVLTQRVKKPIPGNPQSLNLSNAEQLDQFAQNLTYSGTSVSELAALLSPQARTDAEKARLAYSWITQHIGYDVTLNRDDLSPEGVLQRRKTICGGYANLYQALAKEMGLQAVIIEGYAKGVGGIVGDDSQLNHAWNAVDIEGAWYLIDTTWGAGNVNNQEFQAQFSPFYFATPPTRLINTHFPAETQWQLFQPLMTRTEFDQLPVLSPRFYRDRLTLAQPNQGKLQANGNLALSLGVPDDIQVVARLQTDQGQELATNQTLVQRIGNQATVQVAFPNPGNYQLLILSKNSQETIYAQAIAVEIQALAAGQPFPKTYGTFSDKQVYLQMPLATSLPANQAAQFQLRVPQAQKVLVIDSQSKKWVELGRSGDVFSGPVFIGNNPVVVVAQFPGSEKFWSLLEYN, from the coding sequence ATGGTTAACTCCCCTTACTTTCGCTCTTCCTCTCGCTATCTCCTGGCCCTTGTCTGCTTGATCAGCACCACAGGATTGGCCTGTCAAACTCAGGGCGGAGGAGGGCCACTAACGATTCCCGGCCTGGAACAACTCCAGCCCAAAGCCCAAGTCTTGACCCAGCGGGTTAAGAAACCCATTCCCGGTAATCCCCAGAGCCTTAATCTGAGTAATGCGGAACAATTAGACCAGTTTGCTCAGAACCTAACCTACTCAGGAACGTCCGTCTCAGAACTGGCTGCTCTCTTGTCACCCCAGGCCCGGACTGATGCGGAAAAAGCCCGCCTGGCCTATAGCTGGATTACCCAACACATTGGCTACGATGTCACCCTCAATCGAGATGACCTCAGTCCCGAGGGGGTTCTTCAGCGACGCAAAACCATTTGTGGGGGGTATGCGAATCTTTATCAGGCCCTGGCCAAGGAAATGGGCCTCCAGGCTGTAATTATAGAGGGTTACGCTAAGGGCGTTGGCGGCATTGTAGGGGATGATAGCCAACTGAATCATGCCTGGAACGCGGTTGACATTGAAGGAGCCTGGTATCTGATCGATACAACTTGGGGGGCCGGTAACGTCAATAATCAGGAATTTCAGGCCCAGTTTAGTCCCTTCTACTTTGCGACGCCTCCTACTCGGCTGATTAATACCCACTTTCCCGCAGAAACCCAGTGGCAACTGTTCCAGCCCCTCATGACTCGGACCGAATTTGACCAATTACCTGTGTTGAGTCCTCGTTTCTATCGAGACCGGCTGACCCTGGCCCAACCGAATCAAGGCAAATTGCAGGCCAATGGCAATCTGGCCCTCTCCCTAGGAGTTCCCGACGACATTCAAGTGGTAGCTCGTCTCCAAACCGACCAGGGCCAGGAGTTGGCCACTAACCAGACATTAGTACAGCGTATTGGCAATCAGGCCACGGTGCAAGTCGCTTTTCCCAATCCCGGTAATTATCAACTCCTCATCCTCAGCAAAAATAGTCAAGAGACGATCTATGCCCAGGCCATAGCGGTCGAAATTCAGGCCCTGGCAGCAGGCCAGCCCTTTCCTAAGACCTATGGCACCTTTTCGGACAAACAAGTTTATCTACAAATGCCCCTAGCCACCTCCCTGCCAGCCAATCAGGCGGCTCAGTTCCAATTGCGCGTCCCCCAGGCCCAAAAAGTACTGGTGATTGATAGCCAATCAAAGAAATGGGTCGAACTTGGTCGCAGTGGTGATGTCTTTAGCGGGCCTGTTTTTATTGGCAATAACCCCGTTGTAGTCGTGGCTCAGTTTCCCGGTAGTGAAAAGTTCTGGAGTTTATTGGAGTACAATTAA
- a CDS encoding phasin family protein, with product MDSNDWLKQLLMVGIGTTSLMAEKLGEVSDQWVKDGKINPDQATAFVDDLLNQIKTEQSQLESNFERQLRNILQDLGVPRQSEVDELRGRIDRLERQLRDLENQRWR from the coding sequence ATGGATAGCAATGATTGGCTTAAACAACTGCTGATGGTTGGCATTGGCACGACTTCGCTGATGGCCGAAAAGCTTGGGGAAGTCAGCGACCAATGGGTTAAAGATGGTAAGATCAACCCCGACCAAGCGACGGCTTTTGTTGATGACCTGCTAAACCAAATTAAAACAGAGCAAAGTCAGCTCGAAAGCAATTTTGAACGCCAACTGCGGAATATCCTCCAAGATTTGGGTGTTCCTCGTCAGTCGGAAGTGGACGAGCTACGGGGCCGGATTGACCGCCTCGAGCGGCAACTCCGCGATCTGGAAAATCAGCGCTGGCGTTAA
- a CDS encoding glutathionylspermidine synthase family protein, with protein MRAIPFKRRPHWQQHIRDNAYQAEVLSDARQQYWVEALKQPFYIQFSTEEEDCLAQATETLGQMCQDYLDWFFTEETEGAVDQRLARLQISSAYWEAIKYSWDRTEPEDLSLYLRFDLVMAEAASLPKMIEINAETPLLGCEQVYQWNWLQDLIAHRDPSLPKGVSQFNDFWDRVCGQWREVMETYGTLGKVISFLVDETLEEDIEMAAQLIQMIHDEVAPEQYCQIVYLRDCWNGQELVQRGLGIDDQGYLVDHCNERMEFIWKIYDWSDLQNDVENFGMTEVFARHLSTGKTKFLEPLWKQVLSNKGSLVYLWQLFKDHPDYGPYLLATYFEDDLGPEATRLVLDTHIRKPLLGLEGVATTLQTGLGSALEERESFGYGKEGFIVQEYVPLPSAYDYHYVIGSWLVGGLEDGEAAGIILRGDHNRITTRYCLIIPHIVADQKII; from the coding sequence ATGCGTGCCATTCCCTTTAAGCGTCGTCCCCACTGGCAACAACATATCCGCGACAATGCTTATCAAGCAGAGGTTTTGAGTGATGCCCGTCAGCAGTACTGGGTCGAGGCCCTCAAGCAACCGTTTTATATTCAATTTTCCACCGAAGAAGAAGATTGCTTAGCCCAGGCCACGGAAACCCTAGGGCAGATGTGTCAGGATTACCTGGATTGGTTTTTTACGGAAGAAACCGAGGGGGCCGTCGATCAGCGCTTGGCCCGGCTACAAATCTCCTCGGCTTATTGGGAAGCCATTAAATACTCTTGGGATCGCACTGAGCCGGAAGATCTGTCCCTTTATCTCCGTTTCGACTTGGTTATGGCTGAGGCGGCCAGTCTGCCCAAAATGATCGAAATTAACGCTGAAACGCCGCTACTAGGCTGTGAGCAGGTTTATCAGTGGAATTGGCTCCAGGATCTGATAGCCCATCGTGATCCCTCTTTACCCAAGGGTGTGAGTCAATTTAATGACTTTTGGGATCGGGTTTGTGGGCAGTGGCGAGAGGTGATGGAAACCTATGGCACCTTAGGAAAAGTGATTTCCTTTCTGGTGGATGAAACCCTGGAGGAAGACATCGAAATGGCGGCCCAATTGATCCAGATGATTCACGACGAGGTCGCGCCCGAGCAGTATTGTCAGATCGTTTACCTGCGGGATTGTTGGAATGGACAGGAACTGGTGCAACGAGGGCTCGGCATCGATGACCAGGGTTATCTGGTGGATCACTGCAACGAGCGCATGGAATTTATCTGGAAAATCTACGATTGGTCTGATCTGCAAAATGATGTAGAAAATTTTGGCATGACGGAGGTTTTTGCTCGCCACCTCAGCACAGGGAAAACCAAGTTCCTGGAACCGCTCTGGAAACAGGTGTTGTCGAATAAAGGTTCCTTGGTTTATCTTTGGCAGCTATTTAAAGACCATCCCGACTATGGCCCTTATCTGTTGGCGACCTATTTTGAGGATGACCTGGGCCCGGAAGCCACGCGCTTAGTGCTCGATACCCATATCCGTAAACCGCTGTTGGGCTTAGAAGGGGTCGCGACCACCTTACAAACGGGCTTAGGGTCGGCCCTGGAGGAACGGGAATCCTTTGGCTATGGCAAGGAGGGTTTTATCGTACAGGAGTATGTGCCTCTGCCTTCTGCCTACGATTACCATTACGTCATTGGCAGTTGGCTGGTGGGCGGACTGGAGGATGGCGAAGCGGCGGGAATTATTTTACGGGGGGATCACAACCGGATTACCACTCGCTATTGCTTGATCATTCCCCACATCGTGGCGGATCAGAAGATCATTTAG
- a CDS encoding DUF1823 family protein, whose protein sequence is MSESELPPLTPETFWAILREEVSDQTVNQLLAYYLGYRYDPVEQAWDTRLVEESWRSEYPEPPDFIANRPPVVKLTRSIPTANKQLLKEKLGFPGYKIGEFTPRHTRRATAVNWLLSYLVEHGEA, encoded by the coding sequence ATGTCTGAGTCTGAACTCCCACCCCTGACCCCGGAAACCTTTTGGGCCATTTTGCGGGAAGAAGTTAGTGATCAAACCGTGAATCAATTGCTGGCTTACTACCTCGGTTATCGCTACGATCCGGTAGAGCAAGCCTGGGATACCCGCTTAGTAGAGGAATCCTGGCGCAGTGAGTATCCAGAACCACCGGATTTTATTGCGAATCGTCCCCCGGTAGTGAAATTAACGCGCTCGATTCCTACGGCGAATAAACAATTACTCAAGGAAAAACTGGGTTTTCCGGGTTACAAAATTGGTGAATTTACGCCACGCCACACTCGACGCGCTACGGCCGTCAACTGGTTGCTGAGCTACCTGGTAGAGCATGGTGAAGCCTAA
- a CDS encoding hydrogenase maturation protease, whose product MVKPNLIIGYGNTLRRDDGVGYALAEEIVEKAWPEVQALAVHQLTPELAAMMAEVEQVIFIDAQGHWQAGDPLITLSSLQISGQGRSLEHHCSPGYLLALTQALYGPSPQAWLLAIAAEDFSFGEGLSEVTQQAKGLAKEQLRELLGLPDC is encoded by the coding sequence ATGGTGAAGCCTAATTTGATTATCGGCTACGGTAATACTCTACGACGGGATGATGGGGTGGGTTACGCTCTAGCTGAAGAGATTGTCGAGAAAGCCTGGCCCGAGGTGCAGGCCCTGGCTGTTCATCAACTCACCCCGGAATTAGCGGCGATGATGGCCGAAGTGGAGCAGGTGATTTTTATCGATGCCCAGGGCCATTGGCAAGCGGGAGATCCCTTAATCACGCTCAGTTCTTTACAAATTTCAGGCCAAGGCCGCAGTCTAGAACACCATTGTAGCCCCGGCTATCTGTTGGCCCTGACCCAGGCCCTCTATGGCCCTAGTCCCCAGGCCTGGCTTTTAGCCATCGCCGCTGAGGATTTTAGCTTTGGTGAAGGTTTATCGGAGGTTACCCAGCAAGCAAAGGGCCTAGCGAAAGAACAGTTGAGGGAACTGCTGGGCCTCCCAGATTGCTGA